In Pseudomonas asiatica, the following are encoded in one genomic region:
- the tagF gene encoding type VI secretion system-associated protein TagF: MIGCFGKLPSSADFVSLHGAAEEVCEFDAWLQSALAAMRHREDWQALFDALPMCFFNYRASNGNWLLGGLLSSRDASQRRYPFFIFQLLKGEGATMLVNPFTLGELFSAQIKPMLHQAVQGADCASLFERIKALRPLQAQDLDLFRQVHAKFLKDFSLADVARALLRSWPDFKSDKALALLQASRAVLHNDFAGGIELPLPAERGLKNPTADLWLTWLTRMSRQPGVPAVSLLADDFMKPRLYCLPSRHANCAYRLLSGCAEAGQHLEPLDPLTVPPRLHDYDRSLEHVIDQFVDALDATPV; this comes from the coding sequence ATGATCGGTTGCTTCGGCAAGCTGCCGTCGAGCGCAGACTTCGTCAGCCTGCATGGCGCGGCGGAAGAAGTCTGCGAGTTCGACGCCTGGCTGCAGTCTGCGCTGGCGGCCATGCGCCACCGCGAAGACTGGCAGGCATTGTTCGACGCACTGCCGATGTGCTTCTTCAATTACCGCGCGAGCAACGGCAACTGGCTGCTGGGTGGCCTGCTCAGCTCGCGGGATGCCAGCCAGCGACGCTACCCGTTCTTCATCTTCCAGTTGCTCAAGGGCGAGGGAGCCACGATGCTGGTGAACCCGTTCACCCTCGGCGAGCTGTTCAGCGCGCAGATCAAGCCGATGCTGCACCAGGCGGTGCAGGGCGCTGACTGCGCCAGCCTGTTCGAACGCATCAAGGCCCTGCGGCCGCTGCAGGCCCAGGACCTCGACCTGTTTCGCCAGGTGCACGCCAAATTCCTCAAGGATTTCAGCTTGGCCGATGTCGCCCGCGCCCTGCTGCGCTCCTGGCCGGACTTCAAAAGTGACAAGGCGCTTGCGCTGCTGCAGGCAAGCCGAGCCGTGCTGCACAACGATTTCGCCGGTGGCATCGAGCTGCCCTTGCCGGCCGAACGCGGCCTGAAAAACCCTACCGCCGACCTCTGGCTGACCTGGCTGACCCGCATGAGCCGGCAGCCCGGCGTGCCGGCGGTGAGCCTGCTGGCCGACGACTTCATGAAACCACGGCTGTACTGCCTGCCGTCGCGCCACGCCAACTGTGCCTACCGCCTGCTCAGTGGTTGCGCCGAAGCAGGTCAGCATCTGGAGCCGCTCGACCCGCTGACGGTACCGCCACGGCTGCACGATTACGACCGATCTCTTGAACATGTCATCGACCAGTTCGTCGATGCGCTGGATGCGACACCTGTATGA
- the tssM gene encoding type VI secretion system membrane subunit TssM, translating to MNKIKYYCLRYQPYLLGVAFFLAIFLVWAIGCALGFASLHSLLAGIGVFLLLSAGYVLLLYRGAGQHHNLEGLLRDDADQAVLNATPADREEVSLLRERLLQSIERLRSNTPRGTSAKDALYALPWYLVIGQPAAGKSTMILQSGLNFPYAEREGARVAGLGGTRNCDWFFSSEAVLLDTAGRYMNSPEEAGKWRGFLQLLRQHRQRRPLNGLIVSVSIADILHGSAEDQDRVAKRLRERIQESCALLEVRLPIYLVFTKCDLIPGFTPFYRQLDDAARGEVMGKTFSHKGYAQADWGQRFGKAMDELTGYWQQVASQHLVQQDIQVTRQNNAAYRFPLELAALKPRLQQFVDSLLRANPYQNAEMLRGFYFTAALQADEALWGSHGQHVAERFALEHAEGTATAVSQPAPLFINSLFRKVIIPDQHLVALYTSNTRERRRKAGWVAATGLAALVLCSLWGWSYLNNRATLASIAGELAQAKADDQAARGQYAAWHSLDRLRFWAEHYYQQHREQGVPLGMRLGLYQGHEVEPLLRSRYFATLQNVMLKPTADNLTRTLYLLTTIKVYQRNTRELQPVSGVDSVEAEALPHDNRAQSIADFGKAALDTYVMLSPARRENADPAFLKAHLPDYWYPAIARHTGKSMAAAASEAGGNQDYLYASRQITFYSDQIREPDVPRILDNAFLMSSSRNYIDSLRAQSLRSIETITLESDTLFAFGRADFQSLKSEGQRQLSAIASKLLNTPDIGKIIISGHADQLGDSQGNLQVSKQRAQTIRTYLVGKGVPAELVVAQGEGSRKPLVNCDLQQPRAQLIKCLEPNRRVEIEVRGLN from the coding sequence ATGAACAAGATCAAGTACTACTGCCTGCGCTACCAACCCTACCTGCTGGGAGTGGCGTTCTTCCTGGCGATCTTCCTGGTCTGGGCCATCGGCTGCGCCCTGGGCTTCGCCTCGCTGCATAGCCTGCTGGCCGGTATCGGCGTGTTTCTGCTGCTGTCGGCGGGCTATGTACTGCTGCTGTACCGCGGCGCCGGCCAGCACCACAACCTCGAAGGGTTGCTGCGCGACGATGCCGACCAGGCGGTACTCAACGCCACCCCCGCCGACCGCGAAGAAGTAAGCCTGCTGCGCGAACGCCTGCTGCAGAGCATCGAGCGCCTGCGCAGCAACACACCTCGCGGCACCTCGGCCAAGGACGCGCTGTACGCCCTGCCCTGGTACCTGGTGATCGGTCAGCCGGCCGCCGGCAAGAGCACGATGATCCTGCAGTCGGGCCTGAACTTCCCCTATGCCGAACGCGAAGGCGCACGGGTTGCGGGGCTTGGCGGCACGCGCAACTGCGACTGGTTCTTCAGCTCCGAAGCCGTGCTGCTGGATACCGCCGGGCGCTACATGAACAGCCCCGAAGAAGCCGGCAAGTGGCGCGGCTTCCTGCAGCTGTTGCGCCAGCATCGCCAACGCCGCCCTCTCAACGGCTTGATCGTCAGCGTCAGCATCGCCGACATCCTGCATGGCTCGGCCGAGGACCAGGACCGCGTGGCCAAGCGCCTGCGTGAACGGATCCAGGAAAGCTGCGCGCTGCTGGAAGTGCGCCTGCCGATCTACCTGGTGTTCACCAAGTGCGACCTGATCCCCGGCTTCACCCCGTTCTATCGCCAGCTTGACGACGCCGCGCGTGGCGAGGTGATGGGCAAGACCTTCTCGCACAAGGGTTACGCGCAGGCCGACTGGGGCCAGCGCTTCGGCAAGGCGATGGACGAACTGACCGGTTACTGGCAGCAGGTGGCGAGCCAGCACCTGGTGCAGCAGGACATTCAGGTCACCCGGCAGAACAACGCTGCCTACCGCTTCCCGCTGGAGCTGGCCGCGCTCAAGCCGCGCCTGCAGCAGTTCGTCGACAGCCTGTTGCGTGCCAACCCGTACCAGAATGCCGAAATGCTGCGCGGGTTCTATTTCACTGCCGCACTGCAGGCCGACGAAGCCCTGTGGGGCAGCCACGGCCAGCATGTGGCCGAACGCTTCGCCCTCGAACATGCCGAAGGCACCGCCACTGCCGTCAGCCAGCCGGCGCCGCTGTTCATCAACAGCCTGTTCCGCAAGGTGATCATCCCTGACCAGCACCTGGTGGCGCTGTACACCAGCAACACGCGGGAGCGCCGGCGCAAGGCGGGCTGGGTTGCCGCCACCGGCCTGGCAGCCCTGGTGCTGTGCAGCCTGTGGGGCTGGTCGTACCTGAACAACCGCGCCACCCTGGCCAGCATCGCCGGCGAACTGGCCCAGGCCAAGGCCGACGACCAAGCTGCCCGCGGCCAGTACGCCGCCTGGCATAGCCTTGACCGCTTGCGCTTCTGGGCCGAGCACTACTATCAGCAGCACCGCGAACAGGGCGTGCCGCTGGGCATGCGCCTGGGCCTGTACCAGGGCCATGAGGTCGAGCCGCTGCTGCGCAGCCGTTACTTCGCCACGCTGCAGAACGTGATGCTCAAGCCCACGGCAGACAACCTGACCCGCACCCTGTACCTGCTGACCACGATCAAGGTGTACCAGCGCAACACCCGCGAACTGCAGCCTGTGAGCGGCGTGGACAGCGTCGAGGCCGAGGCGCTGCCACATGACAACCGCGCGCAGTCGATCGCCGACTTCGGCAAGGCAGCGCTGGATACCTACGTGATGCTCTCGCCGGCCCGACGCGAAAACGCCGACCCGGCGTTTCTCAAGGCGCACCTGCCCGACTACTGGTACCCGGCCATCGCTCGCCATACCGGCAAGAGCATGGCCGCGGCCGCCAGCGAGGCCGGCGGCAACCAGGACTACCTGTACGCCAGCCGCCAGATCACCTTCTACAGCGACCAGATTCGTGAGCCGGATGTGCCGCGTATCCTCGACAACGCCTTCCTGATGTCCAGTTCGCGCAATTACATCGACAGCCTGCGCGCCCAGTCGCTGCGTTCGATCGAGACCATCACGCTGGAGTCCGACACCCTGTTCGCTTTCGGCCGGGCCGACTTCCAGAGCCTGAAGAGCGAGGGCCAGCGCCAGCTGAGCGCGATCGCCAGCAAACTGCTGAACACGCCCGACATCGGCAAGATCATCATTTCCGGCCACGCCGACCAGCTCGGCGACAGCCAAGGCAACCTGCAGGTTTCGAAACAGCGGGCGCAGACCATTCGCACCTACCTGGTCGGCAAGGGCGTACCTGCCGAACTGGTGGTCGCCCAGGGCGAAGGCAGCCGCAAGCCGCTGGTCAACTGCGACCTGCAGCAACCGCGGGCGCAACTGATCAAGTGCCTGGAGCCCAACCGCCGGGTGGAAATCGAAGTACGCGGGCTCAACTGA
- a CDS encoding Hcp family type VI secretion system effector, translating to MAFDAYIQIDGIPGEVLDAKHKDWIEVLGYEYGATQATSATASSSGGASSERVALSDFKIRKAVDKASAKLFEHCCTGKHIAKLKLNVNRAGGDKVTYLTIDMEEVVVSSVRFIAGGNQNGEDKAVSDLPVEEISFNFARIKTTYTQQNRTDGQAGGNIVGGWDRTANKVFA from the coding sequence ATGGCATTTGACGCGTATATCCAAATCGACGGCATCCCGGGCGAAGTACTGGATGCAAAGCACAAGGACTGGATCGAAGTGCTGGGCTACGAGTACGGCGCCACCCAGGCCACCTCGGCTACCGCCAGCTCCTCGGGCGGTGCGTCGTCCGAGCGTGTTGCCCTGAGCGACTTCAAGATCCGCAAGGCGGTCGACAAGGCTTCGGCCAAGCTGTTCGAACACTGCTGCACCGGCAAGCACATCGCCAAGCTGAAGCTGAACGTGAACCGCGCCGGTGGTGACAAGGTCACCTACCTGACCATCGACATGGAAGAAGTCGTGGTCTCCTCGGTGCGCTTCATCGCCGGTGGCAACCAGAACGGTGAAGACAAGGCTGTGAGCGACCTGCCGGTCGAAGAAATCAGCTTCAACTTCGCCCGCATCAAAACTACCTACACCCAGCAGAACCGCACCGACGGCCAGGCTGGCGGCAACATCGTCGGCGGCTGGGACCGCACCGCGAACAAAGTGTTTGCCTGA
- the tssA gene encoding type VI secretion system protein TssA, with protein MPEILNDLSLATLTAPIEGGSGEDLSFSALFDQIKEARRADPDYLTQGDWQTDLKTADWEQVVNLSAQGLAQQSKDLMLVAWLSEGLAQREHFEGITFGLRLTEQVLEAFWDTLYPTLEDGLDERAARLSWLKTTLTDIAGGLPITQGQNFGVLRYDESRYVENLALQNPKAMETALNEGKINAEIFQRSVALSDTEHLRTKALQIAASLEACKALQASADRLFGHEAPSFASLADMLSRASQLAEKLLKDRGVELHPATVAAAEPEATVAPTSEAGEPMNTPVQATTPAPMRTTPLTRDEAFTMLAGIAQFFKQSEPQSPVPYLIERAIKWGNMPLEGWLSDVIKDSNVVDNIRDVLGTREPRS; from the coding sequence ATGCCTGAAATCCTCAATGACCTTTCGCTGGCAACGCTGACCGCACCCATCGAGGGTGGCAGTGGCGAAGACTTGAGCTTCTCTGCCTTGTTCGACCAGATCAAGGAGGCGCGCCGGGCAGACCCTGACTACCTGACCCAGGGCGACTGGCAAACCGACCTGAAGACCGCCGACTGGGAGCAGGTGGTCAACCTGTCGGCCCAAGGGCTGGCGCAGCAAAGCAAGGATCTGATGCTGGTAGCCTGGCTCAGCGAAGGGTTGGCCCAGCGTGAACATTTCGAAGGCATCACCTTTGGCCTTCGGCTGACCGAACAGGTACTGGAAGCATTCTGGGACACGCTGTACCCAACACTCGAAGATGGCCTGGACGAACGCGCTGCGCGGCTGTCCTGGCTGAAGACCACGCTCACCGACATTGCCGGTGGCTTGCCCATTACCCAAGGGCAGAATTTTGGCGTGTTGCGCTATGACGAATCACGCTACGTAGAAAACCTTGCCTTGCAGAACCCCAAGGCAATGGAGACCGCGCTGAACGAAGGCAAGATCAACGCCGAAATCTTCCAGCGCTCGGTGGCGCTCAGCGACACCGAACACCTGCGCACCAAGGCCCTGCAGATCGCCGCCAGCCTGGAGGCCTGCAAAGCCCTGCAAGCCAGTGCCGACCGCCTGTTCGGCCATGAGGCGCCCAGCTTTGCCAGCCTTGCCGACATGCTGTCGCGCGCCAGCCAGCTGGCTGAAAAACTGCTCAAGGACCGCGGTGTCGAACTGCACCCCGCCACTGTGGCAGCGGCAGAACCCGAAGCCACTGTTGCCCCCACCAGCGAAGCAGGTGAACCGATGAACACACCCGTCCAGGCCACCACGCCTGCGCCGATGCGCACGACGCCCCTGACCCGCGACGAAGCCTTCACCATGCTTGCGGGTATCGCCCAGTTCTTCAAGCAGAGCGAACCGCAGAGCCCGGTGCCTTACCTGATCGAACGCGCCATCAAGTGGGGCAACATGCCGCTGGAAGGCTGGCTGAGCGATGTGATCAAGGACAGCAACGTGGTGGACAACATTCGCGACGTGCTGGGCACCCGCGAGCCAAGATCCTGA
- the uvrA gene encoding excinuclease ABC subunit UvrA — MPPRSPAPTGFIRVRGAREHNLKNIDVDIPRDALVVFTGVSGSGKSSLAFSTLYAEAQRRYFESVAPYARRLIDQVGVPDVDAIEGLPPAVALQQQRGTPSARSSVGSVTTLSSSIRMLYSRAGSYPAGQPMLHAEDFSPNTPQGACPECHGLGRVYEVSEATMVPDPSLTIRERAVAAWPMAWQGQNLRDILVTLGYDVDTPWRDLPQQQRDWILYTEETPTVPVYAGLTPAQTRAALKRKLEPSYQGTFSGARRYVLHTFMHSQSAQMRKRVSQYMRPSPCPQCQGKRLKREALDVTFAGCDIGELSRLSLQALAEVFRQVAAPGYLEQHDGNLTLEKRLAAQRIANELLERIGPLLDLGLGYLALERSTPTLSSGELQRLRLATQLNSQLFGVIYVLDEPSAGLHPADSEALFEALQRLKQAGNSVYVVEHDLDTMRRADWLVDVGPAAGEHGGTILYSGPPAGLARVEQSCTRAYLFSTLAQATRTPRQARDWLKLEGISRNNLHDLSAAFPLGCFTAVTGISGSGKSSLVSQALLELVGAHLGHADLRSEPEEQSLEDEPEQASGGFVSAGLGSIKRLVQVDQKPIGRTPRSNLATYTGLFDHVRKLFAATEQAKAQGFDAGRFSFNVAKGRCENCEGEGFVSVELLFMPSVYAPCPTCHGARYNPETLAVSWQGMNIAQVLQLTVDQALQVFAEQPAARRCLQVLQDIGLGYLRLGQPATELSGGEAQRIKLATELQRMARGATLYVLDEPTNGLHPQDIDRLLVQLNRLVDGGHSVVVVEHDMRVVAQSDWVIDIGPGAGDAGGQVVVSGTPQVVAGCAESRTAAFLAKAL; from the coding sequence ATGCCGCCACGTTCACCCGCCCCCACCGGCTTCATTCGCGTTCGTGGCGCCCGCGAGCACAACCTGAAGAACATCGATGTGGATATCCCTCGCGACGCGCTGGTGGTGTTCACGGGGGTGTCCGGCTCGGGCAAGTCCTCGCTGGCCTTCTCCACCCTCTACGCCGAAGCCCAGCGCCGCTACTTCGAATCGGTGGCGCCCTATGCCCGGCGCCTGATCGATCAGGTCGGCGTGCCGGACGTCGACGCCATCGAAGGCCTGCCGCCGGCCGTGGCCCTGCAGCAGCAACGCGGCACGCCGAGTGCACGTTCCTCGGTGGGCAGCGTGACTACACTGTCCAGTTCGATCCGCATGCTCTACTCCCGCGCCGGCAGCTACCCGGCCGGGCAACCGATGTTGCATGCCGAGGACTTCTCGCCCAACACCCCGCAAGGTGCCTGCCCGGAGTGCCATGGGCTGGGGCGGGTCTATGAAGTGAGTGAAGCGACCATGGTCCCCGACCCGTCGCTGACCATCCGCGAACGGGCCGTAGCGGCCTGGCCGATGGCCTGGCAGGGGCAGAACCTGCGGGACATTCTGGTGACCCTGGGCTATGACGTCGATACCCCCTGGCGCGACCTGCCCCAGCAGCAACGCGACTGGATTCTCTACACCGAAGAAACACCCACGGTGCCGGTGTATGCCGGCCTGACCCCGGCGCAGACCCGCGCTGCGCTCAAGCGCAAGCTCGAGCCGAGTTACCAGGGCACCTTCAGCGGTGCCCGGCGCTACGTGCTGCACACCTTCATGCACTCGCAGAGCGCGCAGATGCGCAAGCGTGTGTCGCAGTACATGCGCCCCAGCCCATGCCCGCAGTGCCAGGGCAAGCGCCTCAAGCGTGAGGCGCTGGACGTAACCTTCGCCGGCTGCGACATAGGCGAGCTGTCGCGGTTGTCGTTGCAGGCGCTGGCCGAGGTGTTCCGTCAGGTTGCTGCGCCAGGCTATCTGGAGCAGCACGACGGCAACCTGACCCTGGAAAAACGCCTCGCCGCGCAACGCATCGCCAACGAACTGCTCGAACGCATCGGTCCCCTGCTCGACCTGGGCCTGGGCTACCTGGCCCTGGAGCGCAGCACCCCTACCCTGTCCTCTGGGGAGCTGCAACGCCTGCGCCTGGCCACCCAGCTGAACTCGCAATTGTTCGGCGTGATCTACGTGCTGGACGAGCCGTCGGCCGGCTTGCACCCGGCCGACAGCGAAGCCCTGTTCGAAGCGCTGCAGCGCCTGAAGCAGGCTGGCAATTCGGTGTATGTGGTGGAGCACGACCTGGATACCATGCGTCGCGCCGACTGGCTGGTGGATGTAGGGCCTGCCGCTGGCGAGCATGGCGGCACCATTCTCTACAGCGGGCCGCCCGCCGGCCTGGCCCGGGTCGAGCAGTCATGCACCCGGGCCTACCTGTTCAGTACATTGGCCCAGGCCACGCGCACACCTCGCCAGGCCCGCGACTGGCTGAAGCTCGAAGGCATCAGCCGCAACAACCTGCACGACCTCAGTGCCGCATTCCCGCTGGGTTGCTTTACCGCCGTCACCGGTATTTCCGGCTCGGGCAAGTCGAGCCTGGTCAGCCAGGCTCTGCTGGAGCTGGTGGGGGCGCACCTGGGCCATGCCGACCTGCGCAGCGAGCCTGAGGAGCAGAGCCTGGAAGATGAACCCGAACAGGCCAGCGGCGGGTTTGTCAGCGCCGGCCTTGGCAGCATCAAGCGCCTGGTGCAGGTCGACCAGAAACCGATCGGCCGCACGCCTCGTTCCAACCTGGCCACCTACACCGGCCTGTTCGACCATGTACGCAAGCTGTTCGCTGCCACCGAACAGGCCAAGGCACAAGGCTTCGATGCCGGGCGTTTCTCCTTCAACGTTGCCAAGGGGCGCTGCGAGAACTGCGAGGGCGAAGGCTTCGTCAGTGTCGAGTTGCTGTTCATGCCCAGCGTCTACGCGCCCTGCCCAACCTGCCATGGCGCTCGCTACAACCCGGAAACCCTGGCGGTGAGCTGGCAAGGCATGAACATCGCGCAGGTGCTGCAATTGACCGTCGACCAGGCCCTGCAAGTGTTCGCCGAGCAGCCAGCGGCGCGCCGCTGCCTGCAGGTGCTGCAGGACATCGGCCTGGGCTATTTGCGCCTGGGGCAGCCGGCCACCGAACTGTCCGGCGGCGAGGCGCAGCGCATCAAGCTGGCCACCGAGCTGCAGCGCATGGCCCGCGGGGCGACGCTGTATGTACTGGACGAACCTACCAACGGTTTGCACCCGCAGGACATCGACCGGCTGCTGGTGCAGCTCAACCGCCTGGTCGATGGCGGGCACAGCGTGGTGGTGGTCGAGCATGACATGCGGGTGGTCGCGCAGAGCGACTGGGTGATCGACATCGGGCCTGGGGCCGGGGATGCCGGGGGCCAGGTGGTGGTCAGCGGCACGCCACAGGTGGTGGCCGGGTGTGCTGAAAGCCGCACTGCGGCGTTTCTGGCCAAGGCCTTGTAG
- a CDS encoding MFS transporter, translated as MDKYAPRQWLPHEKPSLPGSPSTPLHTPAKRLAYGVVGLLVAITGGLGNALVTANLVFLQGALGATTAEMAWLPAAYVMTNVSINLLLVKFRQQFGLRAFTEVFLVLYALVTFAHLLVNDLNSAIAVRAAHGMVGAALSSLGLYYMIQAFPAQWRLKAMVLGLGASQLALPLARIFSEDLLQIAEWRGLYLFELGLALAALGCVLMLKLPPGDRFKTFEPLDFLTFSLMASGTALLCAVLSLGRIDWWLEAPWIGMALAASIALIFSGLAIEHNRQNPLLMTRWLGSGAIIRLALCVVLIRMVTSEQSTGAVGFLQALNLGSEQMRTLYAVMLLGAVAGLVSSALTINPNHLVIPLFISLLAMATGAFMDSSSSNLTRPAQMYLSQFLLAFGSTFFLGPSMALGISHVRANPRNLVSFSVLFGICNNLGGLIGAALLGTFQTWREKFHSSHLMDRLSYLEPLVTARVQSGGAGYGGIIADPALRSEAGMRLLASAATREANIMAYNDVFVLIGSIAILTMIWICIRSTWLWHTKRRALSPDSTPGAPTR; from the coding sequence ATGGACAAATACGCCCCACGCCAGTGGCTCCCCCACGAAAAACCCAGCCTGCCGGGCTCCCCCTCCACGCCCCTGCACACACCCGCCAAACGCCTGGCCTACGGCGTGGTCGGGCTGCTGGTGGCGATCACTGGTGGCCTGGGCAACGCGCTGGTCACCGCCAACCTGGTATTCCTGCAGGGTGCGCTGGGCGCAACCACGGCGGAGATGGCCTGGCTGCCGGCCGCCTACGTAATGACCAACGTGTCCATCAACCTGCTGCTGGTGAAGTTTCGCCAGCAGTTCGGCCTGCGCGCGTTCACCGAGGTGTTCCTGGTGCTCTATGCCTTGGTCACCTTCGCCCATCTGCTGGTCAACGACCTCAACTCGGCCATCGCCGTGCGGGCGGCCCATGGCATGGTCGGTGCCGCGCTCAGCTCGCTGGGGCTGTACTACATGATCCAGGCGTTCCCGGCGCAATGGCGGTTGAAGGCTATGGTGCTGGGCCTGGGCGCCTCGCAGCTGGCGTTGCCGCTGGCGCGGATATTTTCCGAAGACCTGCTGCAGATCGCCGAATGGCGCGGCCTGTACCTGTTCGAGCTGGGCCTGGCGCTGGCCGCGCTGGGCTGCGTGCTGATGCTCAAGCTGCCCCCCGGTGACCGCTTCAAGACCTTCGAGCCGCTGGACTTTCTCACCTTCTCGCTGATGGCCAGCGGCACCGCCCTGCTTTGCGCCGTACTGTCACTCGGGCGTATCGACTGGTGGCTGGAGGCTCCCTGGATCGGCATGGCCCTGGCGGCCTCGATCGCGCTGATCTTCAGCGGCCTGGCCATCGAGCACAACCGCCAGAACCCGCTGCTGATGACCCGCTGGCTGGGCAGCGGCGCAATCATTCGCCTGGCCCTGTGCGTGGTGCTGATCCGCATGGTCACCTCGGAGCAGTCCACCGGGGCGGTCGGCTTCCTGCAGGCGCTGAACCTGGGCAGCGAGCAGATGCGCACGCTATACGCGGTCATGCTGCTGGGCGCGGTGGCAGGCCTGGTCAGCAGTGCCCTCACCATCAACCCCAACCACCTGGTGATCCCGCTGTTCATCTCGCTGCTGGCCATGGCCACCGGCGCCTTCATGGACAGCAGCTCGAGCAACCTCACCCGCCCGGCACAGATGTACCTCAGCCAGTTCCTGCTGGCATTCGGCAGCACCTTCTTCCTCGGCCCATCCATGGCCCTTGGCATCAGCCATGTGCGCGCCAACCCGCGCAACCTGGTGAGTTTCTCGGTGCTGTTCGGCATCTGCAACAACCTCGGCGGCCTGATTGGCGCGGCGCTGCTGGGAACCTTCCAGACCTGGCGGGAGAAATTCCATTCCAGCCACCTGATGGACCGCCTCAGCTACCTGGAACCGTTGGTTACGGCCCGCGTGCAAAGTGGCGGTGCCGGCTACGGCGGCATCATTGCCGACCCGGCCCTGCGCAGCGAAGCCGGCATGCGCCTGCTGGCCAGTGCCGCCACCCGCGAGGCGAACATCATGGCCTACAACGATGTGTTCGTGCTGATCGGCAGCATCGCTATCCTGACCATGATCTGGATCTGTATCCGTAGCACCTGGCTCTGGCACACCAAACGCCGGGCCCTTTCCCCTGACTCCACCCCCGGCGCGCCCACCCGATGA
- a CDS encoding HlyD family secretion protein, producing the protein MTDNTRTTTTTAIAETPEGATPPSEPTSPVRSRRVRILSSISFACVALAGILLVLYAWRLPPFSSAIESTENALVRGQVTIIGPQLSGYIVDVPVHDFQFVKAGDLLVQLDDRIYKQRLAQAIAQLQQQQAALANNLQQRNSAEATIAQRQAAIGDAAAQATKARADLGRNQALVSDGSVSRRDLDLARASEAAAVASLAQAKAALEIARQDRETVVVNRAALEASVENAKAAVELARIDLDNTRVTAPRDGQLGQIGTRLGAYVNSGAQLMALVPDTLWVIANMKETQMANVRIGQPVSFTVDALNHLKLHGHVQQISPATGSEFALLQADNATGNFVKIAQRIPVRITVDADQLEARRLRPGMSVVVSIDTRGEQ; encoded by the coding sequence ATGACCGACAACACCCGCACCACGACCACCACCGCCATCGCCGAAACCCCGGAAGGCGCCACGCCGCCCAGCGAGCCGACCAGCCCGGTGCGTTCGCGGCGGGTGCGTATCCTGTCGTCGATCAGCTTCGCCTGTGTGGCCCTGGCCGGCATTCTGCTGGTGCTGTATGCCTGGCGCCTGCCGCCATTCAGCAGCGCCATCGAAAGCACCGAGAACGCCCTGGTGCGCGGCCAGGTAACCATCATCGGGCCGCAGTTGAGCGGCTATATCGTCGATGTGCCGGTGCATGACTTCCAGTTCGTCAAGGCCGGCGACCTGCTGGTGCAACTGGACGACCGCATCTACAAGCAACGCCTGGCCCAGGCCATCGCCCAGCTGCAGCAACAACAGGCGGCCCTGGCCAACAACCTGCAGCAACGTAACAGTGCCGAAGCCACCATTGCCCAGCGCCAGGCCGCCATCGGCGATGCCGCCGCCCAGGCAACCAAAGCCAGGGCCGACCTCGGCCGCAACCAGGCGTTGGTCAGCGATGGCTCGGTGTCGCGGCGCGACCTGGACCTGGCCCGAGCCAGCGAAGCTGCAGCGGTCGCCAGCCTGGCCCAGGCCAAGGCAGCACTGGAGATCGCCCGCCAGGACCGCGAAACGGTGGTGGTCAACCGGGCCGCGCTGGAGGCCTCGGTGGAAAACGCCAAGGCCGCCGTGGAACTGGCCCGCATCGACCTCGACAACACCCGCGTCACCGCCCCGCGCGACGGCCAGCTGGGGCAGATCGGCACGCGACTGGGGGCCTATGTCAATTCCGGTGCGCAGTTGATGGCGCTGGTGCCCGACACCTTGTGGGTGATCGCAAACATGAAGGAAACCCAGATGGCCAATGTGCGCATTGGCCAGCCGGTGAGTTTCACCGTGGATGCGCTGAACCATCTGAAGCTGCATGGGCATGTGCAGCAGATCTCACCGGCCACTGGCTCGGAGTTCGCCTTGCTGCAGGCGGACAATGCCACCGGCAACTTCGTCAAGATTGCCCAGCGCATACCGGTGCGGATTACCGTGGATGCCGACCAGCTGGAGGCTCGGCGCTTGCGGCCGGGGATGTCGGTGGTGGTCAGTATCGATACCCGTGGCGAACAGTGA